One Halopelagius inordinatus genomic region harbors:
- a CDS encoding O-acetylhomoserine aminocarboxypropyltransferase/cysteine synthase family protein: MSDGNDEERTLGFDTRSLHAGQEPDSATGARAPPIYQTTSYVFDDADDAASQFALESEGYIYSRLMNPTIAMLQERLASLEGGIGAAATASGMAAFDLANFLLASAGDNVVSASSLYGGTYTYLTHTVERRGVTTKFVDTLDYDAYEEAIDDDTAYVHLETIGNPALVTPDIERIADIAHDNGVPLFVDNTFATPYLCRPIEHGADLVWNSTTKWIHGAGTTIGGVLVDGGTFPWADHAEKYPEIAQDNPAYHGVNFSERFGDAAFTYAAIARGLRDLGNAQSPFDAWTTIEKLESLPMRMDRHCENAQTVAEFLDDHDAVSWVNYPGLESHETHEEASKYLDGGYGGMITFGLAEGYEAAKATVNNVELASLLANVGDAKTLVIHPASTTHQQLTEDEQAAAGVTPDMVRLSVGIEDADDIVADLRQAIESASN, encoded by the coding sequence ATGTCAGACGGGAACGACGAGGAGAGGACGCTCGGATTCGACACGCGAAGTCTGCACGCCGGACAGGAACCCGACTCGGCGACGGGCGCGCGCGCACCGCCAATCTACCAGACCACGTCGTACGTCTTCGACGACGCCGACGACGCGGCCAGCCAGTTCGCCTTAGAGAGCGAGGGCTACATCTACTCGCGGTTGATGAACCCGACCATCGCGATGCTGCAAGAACGCCTCGCCTCTCTCGAAGGCGGTATCGGCGCGGCGGCGACGGCGTCGGGGATGGCGGCGTTCGACCTGGCGAACTTCCTGCTCGCGTCGGCGGGCGACAACGTCGTCTCCGCGTCGTCGCTGTACGGCGGGACGTACACCTACCTGACCCACACCGTCGAACGGCGCGGCGTGACGACGAAGTTCGTCGATACGCTCGACTACGACGCCTACGAGGAGGCCATCGACGACGACACCGCCTACGTCCACCTCGAAACCATCGGGAACCCCGCGTTGGTGACGCCGGACATAGAGCGAATCGCCGACATCGCCCACGACAACGGCGTCCCCCTGTTCGTCGACAACACCTTCGCGACGCCGTATCTCTGCCGACCCATCGAACACGGCGCGGACCTCGTGTGGAACTCCACGACGAAGTGGATTCACGGCGCGGGGACGACCATCGGCGGCGTCCTCGTCGACGGCGGGACGTTCCCGTGGGCCGACCACGCCGAGAAGTATCCCGAGATAGCGCAGGACAACCCCGCCTACCACGGCGTGAACTTCTCCGAACGGTTCGGCGACGCGGCGTTCACCTACGCCGCCATCGCCCGCGGACTGCGGGACTTGGGCAACGCCCAGTCGCCGTTCGACGCGTGGACGACGATAGAGAAACTGGAATCGCTCCCGATGCGGATGGACCGCCACTGCGAGAACGCACAGACCGTCGCGGAGTTCTTAGACGACCACGACGCCGTCTCGTGGGTCAACTACCCCGGCTTGGAGAGCCACGAGACGCACGAGGAGGCCTCGAAGTACTTAGACGGGGGCTACGGCGGCATGATAACGTTCGGTCTGGCGGAAGGATACGAGGCGGCGAAGGCGACGGTCAACAACGTGGAACTCGCGTCGCTACTGGCGAACGTCGGCGACGCGAAGACGCTCGTCATCCACCCCGCCTCGACGACGCACCAGCAACTCACAGAAGACGAACAGGCTGCGGCGGGCGTCACGCCCGACATGGTCCGTCTCTCTGTCGGTATCGAGGACGCCGACGACATCGTCGCCGACTTGCGGCAGGCCATCGAGTCGGCGTCGAACTGA